In the Glycine max cultivar Williams 82 chromosome 6, Glycine_max_v4.0, whole genome shotgun sequence genome, acttttttaatttttctgattttttttgttgatgcttATTTCTATTATAAGCTTCAATTGAATTGACATAAGTTGGCAAAAATAAAGTAAGGTCACTTTCTTCACAATCTTGGCCTGAACTTCCCCATAATGACGCTTCTTTGTTTGTGAGTATTAGAATTTTTCAGGTTCTTCAGCTTAACCTTATCATTGCTTGTTTATGAAACTCTATCAGGACCTCTCATCTTGACTGTGAAGTTGAAAGCGATCCACTTCACAGTCTTCTGCTTGCCAAATCCTAATATTGCGACATTTACAATTTTGTATACGCTACTCCTAGGTTATTGCAGAGAGGCTCTCTGAGGAAGAAATTGGTGGTCTGAAGGAATTATTCAGGATGATTGATGCAGATAATAGTGGAACTATAACATTCGATGAGCTAAAAGAAGGCTTAAAGCGAGTAGGATCTGAACTAATGGAGTCTGAAATCAAGGATCTTATGGATGCAGTAAGataatttgtttatgttttggGATTAATccatttttgttatttgtacTGCTTTGCCTTCAATTTTTAAACTATTGAACAAGATTTATAATCTTGCATGTTACAGGCAGATATTGATAATAGTGGGACAATAGACTATGGTGAATTCATTGCTGCTACAGTCCACTTAAATAAGCTGGAGAGAGAGGAAAACCTGGTGTCCGCTTTCTCCTATTTTGACAAAGATGGAAGTGGTTACATAACCATTGACGAGATACAACAGGCTTGTAAGGATTTTGGTTTGGATGATGTCCATATCGATGAAATTGTCAAGGAAATTGATCAAGACGATGTAAGTATTCTTTTGTCTTGCTATCAAGAGCTTGTTTGTACTGACCATAAGTTTCTGCAACTTATCTTCTGATTATAATTCTATGCCAGCATTGGCATGATTTGTCTTTCAAGGAGTGCTACACTCCTTTTAACACACACTCCATCATTGGCTGAAATTTATTGGAAACTATAATATCATGAGAGAGAGTCATTAAATAAGATGTGAGATTCccagtttttttataattttcaataaattttaaccaatgagAGATGATGTGTTCAAAAAAGAGTGTGTTTGATAGTATGTTGCTAATTGCCTACTTGTTCATAGGGATTAATGGAAAATTTGTGCTGCAGGATGGACAGATAGATTATGGGGAATTTGCTGCCATGATGAGAAAGGGCAATGGAGGAATTGGCAGGCGAACCATGAGGAGCACGCTCAATTTCAGAGATGCTTTTGGAATTATAGACCATGGATCCGATTAAGTTATTGTAccttaaataattattacttgatgataaAATTTTGAACAACGAAAACTTTGGTAACTATAGACATCATGAGTAGCCTGACCAAAATTTGCTTTTATGAATAGACCCATGGCTCAAAAATGACCTTAAGTACTTGTCTGGTGATGAATTACATTGAGCCAACCACAGCACCAATTGGCAGCTTAAATTGGAcggctttattattttttttcacctcTCCCACACGTAGCATAACGAGATAAGAGTGGTTACAATGAGAAtcaattaagatttaaaattttatgctaTTAGAATCTTGAAAGAAAAGTGAGAATGTTCACAAGAAAATGGCTATTTCATCAACTGACGTGTTTCTCCACTGACCAGTGAATCTCGCAAGAGTTACTTGTTCTTTGGAAACAACTGTTGCAACCGGACAAGGAGTGGTAGCTAACtaggataaaataaaacaacaacaacaacaacaacaacgccttatcccactaggtggggtcggctacatggattaacttccgccataatgttctatcaagtaccatacttctattcaaaccattaatttcgagatcctttttgataacctctcttatagtctttttggtcttcctctgcctcgaattgtttgtcttctctccatctggtctactctcctcactacagagtctatcggtcttctctctacatgcccaaaccacctaagtctattttccacctaGGATAAAATAACACGagagaaataaattatacaacaaCGACAAAGACTTGTTTCACTAGATAAGATTAGTTATATGGATTACATAACATCTTTTGAGAtggtttaaaatcaaaattttaaaaaatatttttgaaattgagattttttttgtctttttcggTCTCTGTTTTTCATTagacaaaaaatttacaatttattcTTCTAGTCGGTATGTCTTATAACATTCTCTGTACATATCCAAATCACTTTAATCAAGTTTCAACCATCTTTTTCTCAATGGATAatacatcaatattttcttatatacattcattttgtattttattatttcttgtaTGATCacacatttattttatcattatcatttttattatactCATTTTTCAAGTACAACGAACACTACCAAATAGTATAAATGAACAATAGTTTGTACAGTAAAACTTATACTTTAGGATTACAAATAACTGTcactttctttcttcatttaagTCATTTTGCTTGTTATACTAGATATTCTTTTAGTCACTTCAAAGGAAATGGAACTAGAGTAGAACTATTGAGAAGGCCAAATAAAATGagctttttttctctaaatagaCGAGATTGACTGAATGATTCAGAGTTcagatgatataaaaaattgatgtttaaatAAATCCATCATTAGATGAAAGTTTaagtaaaaatcatttttccctaaaaaaaaaaagtaaaaaccatTTTCTAAGGtgaattatacataaattataacattcaaaaatcaaaaggtaAAGAACAACTAGGGAGAACACATGGCCTCGCCATTTAATAATGAGGAACTGCCCCTATACAACAACAAGAACTGGTACAGAAAATTGAAGGTAACAACATCTCACATGAAGTAACAGGGTGAAATACTTCAAACTTAATCAGAAGTGGCACTTAGATATATAAGGGCGAGGCAACATAAACAATGGAAAATTATCATTCATTGGCAGAAGCACTTCTTGGGATAGTATCAGATTGTCATTAATGCTGAACATACACACATCAATTCTTGAGTAAGCGACCAACCTTCGCAGGCATTCCATTCGCTTTCGCTTCCTTCCTCTAACATCTTTATACTTTCCAAATCCATTCCATTCCgttaattttcttctctttccgcTTCcagtatttattttactttcaattCCCAACCCTCGCCAGCCACCAAACCAAACAAATTGTGATTGGATCACGTgcggtaattttttatttctttgctaGCTGCATacacaattaatttttcatgctaTCCTTCATGCAAGAATTAATATTATCactgttcatatatatatatatatataataagaaacATCTGAGAATACTTTGTTcctaaataatataagaaacatACTATCACTCTtaagtatattaattattaatttttttatatctttatttattataaaaacaattaaagattattatcgagaaaaaaatttatctcttaaaaaataGTAGTATCATTAAGTACAATTACTACTCAAACCAATTAATTAAATgagtatttttgaaataaaatttaaagtaacTTAACCATATTTATTACTCTTCACAAACTAGTTATTTGTTTCTCATAAAGAAGAATGGAGGTAAGTATTAACCAATGcctaatttaattagtttttttattatatcatttgtTTAGTTcagttcaaaatataaaatcaattttatttaaatatattatttttcaggtTTCTAAcagaattttgttaatatatacaattattaaaatacaattCACAATATATATAGGTTTAAAATAATccttaaaatacaaattttaaattctaaacaaattattattatgggAGAAGAGTGTAATAATGGGACAAAAATTACTGGGGGAAAATAAATTTGGAAACGTAGATACTCTTCAGGCATACAAgcgaatgtatttttttactcaactattgttttttttcgtggtaattgttgaataatacaACTTATCTCATGACAATAGCGCAGTATTACAAGTAGTAAGAACAATGTGCAATAGCAAATCATTTTCAAGGGTGGGCAACAAATTTTGATTGTGAATCTACCCCCACAATAAACCAAAGGGAACGGAAGACAGGCTACTATGTACTCTCCATTGGTAATCTAAATTCAATTTCCATAATTCTTATACGAAACTAGTACACTTTCAAATGCTTCACGTTTGAAAGAATCCAAGCAAGATGAGTTGTGGTTTAATTTACACGTCTGCTTTATGATTTGTCAATCCTACACAGTATCTTTTTTATGTGCtatgttattttctttaaatggaACGGGAAAAGGAAAGAATGCTAATTCACTTCAATATccccttcttttttttactattttgaacTGTTTCCTGAACTCATCAAGATTAGAAGAAATTAATGCACATGTTCAGgaaccttttatatatatataaaaaaagttacttcTAAAGATAAATCTCTCAcgaagtttaaattttattttctaaacaattttttaattaaaaatcacatcTAATACTTTGATAACATTCATTCATGATTacattttaaatcttttaacaACTGCATTTATGACAAAAGTTAGTGAAACCAATTTGGTAGTAAACTAGGCCAATTATTTGTGACACTCAAACTGAAACTGAATGTTCCTCTAGTTCCAATGTCGCGATTTTAAATATTTCCTGACTTACAAACTCAAGTTCAAGGGTTTCTTGAATCATTTACTCTACAAAATATATGCCTCTTTTGGTTCATTAATAACCTCTCAGCTTAATCAGTTCCCTAACTGCTTGGGCCAGCTTCATCATGATTCTTACAGCAAAACCCACTATCGTGAGGGTGTTCATCAGAGTGATGTTCATCCTCATCACTATCATCTTCGTCAAAGGGCTTCTGTTTATGGAAGATACAGCACTTCTTGGAACTCTTCTTCTGCATGAACTCGTTGTCTACAGTGCCCTCTTTCCAAGagaccttcttcttcttgcgaTTGAGGGGGAGGAAGAGGACTTCTGGTTGCTGTTGTTCCTGCTGAGATGAAGAGGATGATAGCTCCGAGTTCAAAATTGTTATGGTGGTGGTGGCAGTGATAGAAGGGGAAGACAATGCCACTGGCCTGGTGGTGTTCGTGCGTCTGTCCATGGCTGTTCTCTCACGGTTCAAAGAGATTGGAGACACGGATATAGCAAGTTTATGGCACCTTGATAGAGTAATTCTGCAGGTTGCTCTGTTCCTGTTTTACTCCCCTTCAATCTGCTTTCAACtaagaaatacaaaataatgttaatctCAATAACTAATATTTGGGTTGACAAACTTACATGATGCTGAAGTATGTCGTGTTTTGTATTATTTAAAAGCGTAATTTATATATTCCAACCGCATTTATAAATATgctgaaaaatgaatttataattataataataatgaaggAAAGATCTCAAAGGGATTGCAAGCAAAAGCTGAAGATTCAAAAGCAGTTTCTGAATGTGAATAGGAACCTAATATTCTACTAATATGCAAAACAGAGTACAATAAGGAACTAAAAACATGAAAGGAACTTACTAAGAAACAATCAGAACGGAATATCACAAACATCTGCACTActaaatgaaaacaaaacaagaacatAAGGCATCATTATTCAGATACACTAACTAGGTACTCAATATGATAACTGCAGGAAGTATgcaaaaaaagttaaaggagCAAGTTTATATCCATCCATACTCCAAAGGGAGCTTTGTATGCACGTCCAACCTTTAACCCTAAATACTTTTGGAAATGTAACCACTAGACAGTACCCATTTCGACCCCTTAACTAATAGGATAATTACTCGTGAGTTACAGAATGATCACCTATGGCTCAGATAGAGTGACTACCTCATATCCAATTATCCATGGATAGTTTGAATTGGCAGCACTATATGTTGACTACCTCATAGTTTTGAACTCAGTCCCCAAAAGACCaccaaaaagaataaaaattcagTCTACATATCACAGACTCATTCATTCAGTCCAAATTCACATTTCAGGTCAAATGCATGTTGAGTCTTCAGCAAAAATCTAAAACAAGCATACTCAACTAGTACATAAATTACTTTTGAGCAAAAAATTAGCATATGATGCAATAAAAGCAAATTAACTCTCAAAAACTTAATCCTGATCGACTCATGTAAGGAGCCTTCTATTTTGTTTGTGAAAGAGCAATAGCATTTATCATGTTCCCCTTGCCATGGTCCTTGGGAAACAAAGACAATACATAATAGCATCCCCTTTGGAAAGAAGAAATGCCCCCACATGGAATTAACTAGATTATTTAACAAGAGAATTACAGTTTTTTTAGGTAatcattgattttaaaaatgtgtttgagCACCAAAATCAACAGttttaaaaatgtgtttgaaccccaaaattaaaaacagtttAAAAAATCACagattttaaaactatttttttctccaaaatcaGTTTTAAACATTGGTTTTAAAAGCAGAAAAGTGGAAATAATATGCCCTGTATTAAATTTTTACAAACCAGATTactatagcaaaaaaaaataaaatcaactgtTCAAATCAGGGCAAGCTTTCACAACATATAGACCTGACAATTCAATATATTCAACCTTTTATACATAATTTCAATCACCAAGTTCCATGTCACAAAGTGCTGTAACAGGATATAAAAGGGGCCAGTGTCCCTGTTGGTGTCCCCAAGAAAGTGGGgaatgaaaaagtaaaacacCATCCAACATGAAATACAATTCAAGCTAAAAATGAATATTCCATTGACTGTATGATTAGCTATTGTTAAGTTTGGTGGTTTGATATCTAACCAGTGTCACAATTCCAAGCCAGGTAGGTACGAGCAGAACAAAGAGCTTTATGGtcccttttttaatttttatagcaGGATATTATACATCTACTACTACCTGTTTTTGTTCACAAGAAGAATTAAAATTCCCAACATTAAAAGTGGCATAATCAATTCCCAACATTTCCAACTAAGATGGGAAAAACCCTTCTAAATGGAACTTTAGTACTTCACTCATGCAACCTGATTTGACCAAATGGTTCAATAATGTATCCCTCATCATCTTCTCTTATTCTTTTTCAGCCCCGTtccctttccttttatttttagttgtaGTATGGCATGTAATGTAACATTCACTGGCCACCAAGCAAAGTCTGGTTTGATTCTAGTTCTACTTGTTTTCAGAACAGCACTCTCAGCCCGAGACGCTTGACCAACCCAATAGAGGTATTATTACTTGCTCACAAACAGCTTTTACGTGAATGCTTTGATGACTAGGATAATTAGTGTTTATTCATATTAGGAAAATTACTAGTTTTTTGCTGATTTAATTGTCAATATAATTTGTTCACTACCAGCCTTTTTCTGCCtgtatcatatatttttccttACCCACACAGATAAAATCTATACCCATACATCGGATTTGTTAACATCAACAACATagattaataacaaaataataacaataaaatcatgaGTATCCATTTCAGTACGCAGGAGTATTCTAGAATAACTTTTTGGGCATTGCATTTACGCTCAAaaccaattttaattttcaagccTTGTGGAATagacaccaccaccaccaccaccatcatcatcatcatcgtaTTATAGAATACAAACGATTTGTTCAAACCTGAATCAAAGATCTGTAGCCTTGTTTAACGTTTGTCCACCGTGCTATGTTTTGTAACAGAATCAACAACTTTGTTTTGTCTCTGCACTAGGTCAAACacaaaggggaaaaaaagagaaagaatgaaaaccaaaaataatcagaatcgaACAACGACAACAACGAGAAAATCAGTACCTGATTGAGTTCGATTTAAGATGCGATTAGGGTTATGATTAGGGAGAATGAATCACCGACGACGACAAGTTGAGATGCGATTAGGGAGAGAGCGATAGGGGAGAGGGGAAGCCAACCTGAGAGAAACTGAGACGCAATTAGAATAGTTTTAGTTACATTCTTTCTAGCGTTGCCTtgagagtagttccatttggtTTATTTATAGTTTGGACTTTGGACACCCACACCCTTAATTACAAACAAGTGAGAAAATAATATCGTCCAGATAAAGCATAAAAAtatatgcaaataaaaaaaaaaaactggaaatgagcagaagaaaaaaacaatgtaaATGACTAAATGGAAATGAGCAAACATTgagcaaaaaaaatatcaaaacattGTGTTTAACTAACCATCTCAGTGGGCCAATTGCTTTGGTCCATCTTAGTAGGCCGATTGGTTTCGTCCATCTTATGAAAGACGTGTCTTTTGAGTTCGTAAAacagaattatttatttatattatagacttaaatatattttcacttttctcacatttgagttttttttttgtcattgaaattcacaaaatgtttattttagtcTTCTGGCAAGCCAAACATGAAATAAGAGTTTTATTGTAACAATTTTTAGGAGAATGTATTggattaggattttaaaatatttttttaataaaaaaatcttgtgacattcaattaaaatttttaaataatataaataagtatttttgtatttaattaagatttttttaaaaaggataaCAAAATCTAGggatatttaattaagattttatataacttataaaaagtcttttactattaaaaaatatataaattttgatt is a window encoding:
- the LOC100305994 gene encoding protein phosphatase 1 regulatory subunit INH3-like isoform X1, whose translation is MDRRTNTTRPVALSSPSITATTTITILNSELSSSSSQQEQQQPEVLFLPLNRKKKKVSWKEGTVDNEFMQKKSSKKCCIFHKQKPFDEDDSDEDEHHSDEHPHDSGFCCKNHDEAGPSS